Genomic window (Nitrospirales bacterium LBB_01):
GCTCAGAGAATACCCGGCGTCACCCCATCCTCAATTTCCATGATTCTTGCATACCTTGAAAAACGAAAAAGAACGGAAAATGAGCGCTGAGGCTGCTCTGATTGAGGGCCTGAGAGCGCTTTCAATTAAGCCCTCAGAAACCGTTGTTACACAATTTATGACATATCTTAAGGAGCTTAAAAAGTGGTCGGATGTTCACAATCTTACTGCAATAAAAGAGGACTCCGATATTGTTACTAAGCATTTTCTTGACTCGCTGTTATTCCTTAAAGGGATTCCCGATGAGGCAAAAACCTTGCTTGATGTTGGCTCAGGAGCGGGTTTCCCTGGTATTCCTATAAAAATAGTCTGCCCTGAGCTTGAAGTTACGCTTATGGAGCCAAGAAAAAAGCGTGCCGTGTTTCTAAGGCACATGATACATCTTTTGAAACTCACCAACACTGACGTTTACGAAGGCAGGCTTGAGGACATGAAAATAGCCGATAAAATATCCCCATTTGACTGTATCGTAATACGTGCGGCTTTAAGTTTTTCGGATTTTACCCGACTTGCCTTGCCGCTCATTGGCACTGACAGCGTCCTTGTAATCGGAAAAGGGAAAGGGTACGAAAGTGAAATTCAAAACTCCGATAGTTATAAAATTGACATAATCCACAGTAAGATTCCGCTTACGGATACAGATAGATTTGTTTTGTTGATAAAATCCACTAACACCATGTAGCTTTCAGAAAGG
Coding sequences:
- the rsmG gene encoding 16S rRNA (guanine(527)-N(7))-methyltransferase RsmG; translated protein: MKNEKERKMSAEAALIEGLRALSIKPSETVVTQFMTYLKELKKWSDVHNLTAIKEDSDIVTKHFLDSLLFLKGIPDEAKTLLDVGSGAGFPGIPIKIVCPELEVTLMEPRKKRAVFLRHMIHLLKLTNTDVYEGRLEDMKIADKISPFDCIVIRAALSFSDFTRLALPLIGTDSVLVIGKGKGYESEIQNSDSYKIDIIHSKIPLTDTDRFVLLIKSTNTM